The DNA window CACGTACTTGAGAGCCGCCGGGGACAGGCGCGCCATACGCTCCTTGTTCCCCTTGCCACGGATGAACCGCAGCTCGCCGCTGACGCGATCGAGGCCGTCGAAGGGCAGCTCCAACACCTCGCGGAAGCGCAGGCCCGTGGCGATGTACGTCCCGACCAGCGCCCGATCGCGGATGTCCTCATATGTCGGCCGATCGTAGCTGGCGAGCACCTGCTCGATCTCCCGCTCGGTCAAGATCTCGGCCGGCTTCTCCGGCGGGGTGATGCGTGGCACTTTCATGAGGAGATCACGGGTTGTCAGCTCCAGGTGCTTGTAGATGTACTTGGAGCTGAAGACCTTGAGCGACCCGAGGCGGCTGGCGATGCCGTCCTCGGACCGGCCGATGGTTCGCTGCTCGTTCACCCAGGCGTTGACCAGGCCCGGCGTGACCGAACCCAGCACCTGCTCCTCGCCCTGCCGGTCGAGAAAGCGGATGAAGGCGAGTAGCGAGGCGTTGTACTTGATCACGGTGTCGGGTGAGGTCGGCTGAGCCCGGCCTCGCAGGTAGTCCACGTAGTCGCGGCGCAGCCGATCGAGCGACTCCTCAGCGTACTCGTGTTCAACCCAGACGGTTGGCGGATGGCGCATCTCCTCCTGCTTTCGAGTCTGGACCGCCCGGTCCGCCCTCATTTCACCACATTCCGCCGGAGGTGTCGAACGCCTCCCTTCGCTGCTCGCAGTCGCCGGTGAGCG is part of the Chloroflexota bacterium genome and encodes:
- a CDS encoding tyrosine-type recombinase/integrase, translating into MRHPPTVWVEHEYAEESLDRLRRDYVDYLRGRAQPTSPDTVIKYNASLLAFIRFLDRQGEEQVLGSVTPGLVNAWVNEQRTIGRSEDGIASRLGSLKVFSSKYIYKHLELTTRDLLMKVPRITPPEKPAEILTEREIEQVLASYDRPTYEDIRDRALVGTYIATGLRFREVLELPFDGLDRVSGELRFIRGKGNKERMARLSPAALKYVKEYLRLRPGIGLSDQFWLQADGRPLHYWGGQSIMRRLRARSGIARLHWHLFRHGFAQTALVKGAPAALVQEMLGHSTNVMTRRYLGRARQTEAARQMPNFSPI